One Vibrio penaeicida DNA segment encodes these proteins:
- a CDS encoding YmfQ family protein yields the protein MGHTVEQWTNSIMSQMPRGILWQRATSLDLYKYAQGYAPRLEQVEASADSLLFEMRPETTYELLPEWEEYLGLPECNAAPSSNIEYRRFAVVEKYHRKGGLQAWNIQKLAEDLGFTVKVEEVFPHHCLRSCVYPLWEQKYRYILRITVFGIPGAHMTCLDDVLTPLLTSDAGVLECTLNRYKLAGMYYEYYYANE from the coding sequence ATGGGGCACACCGTAGAGCAATGGACTAACTCGATAATGTCACAGATGCCAAGAGGTATTTTGTGGCAAAGAGCAACGTCGTTAGACCTGTATAAATACGCTCAGGGATACGCTCCACGCTTAGAACAAGTCGAAGCGAGTGCAGACAGTCTTCTGTTTGAAATGCGCCCTGAAACGACGTATGAGCTTCTTCCAGAATGGGAAGAGTATTTAGGGCTTCCTGAATGTAACGCTGCGCCAAGTTCAAATATTGAATATCGCCGCTTTGCCGTTGTTGAAAAATATCACCGTAAGGGCGGTTTGCAAGCTTGGAACATTCAAAAGCTTGCCGAAGATTTGGGTTTTACCGTCAAGGTTGAAGAGGTGTTTCCTCACCACTGCTTACGCTCTTGTGTTTATCCGTTATGGGAACAGAAATATCGATACATTTTGCGCATTACAGTATTTGGCATTCCTGGTGCGCACATGACATGTCTTGATGATGTTTTAACGCCGCTGCTAACAAGTGATGCAGGCGTTCTTGAATGTACTCTTAACCGCTACAAGTTAGCTGGAATGTATTACGAGTACTACTACGCAAATGAATAG
- a CDS encoding baseplate J/gp47 family protein, with translation MPFNVPTLRQLIESGLIDIEASLDAVLPKFGIEQALNAAVSGSMRDIYDYQTWIVRQIIPSTESEDQTIIDTARYEGVIQKLASNASGPVTFVGSVPIPIDTVMTHSDGRLYRVAASNAPSGGSVTVDVEAEESGSAGNLAQGETLTLVSTVPGVQPNGICDGITGGADTESVASVLERLLFRKRNPPMGGAVHDYVAWCREVAGVTRAWAEDLYQGPATVGYAFVFDDRSDILPTYQDQVAMANYIYRHSDPATGTDVGRPGGIEAVYIPLQLKTTDLSINISPDNTELRQSVQSSIEGYFKTLSPGSTLRLSSVRTAIGSVSGIEDYTLDLNADVPALSNELHALGVITWGTP, from the coding sequence GTGCCGTTTAACGTTCCTACGCTAAGACAGCTTATTGAAAGCGGTTTAATCGACATTGAAGCCTCTTTAGATGCGGTTTTACCCAAGTTTGGTATCGAGCAAGCGCTAAATGCTGCCGTCAGCGGAAGCATGCGTGATATCTACGATTATCAGACTTGGATTGTTCGTCAAATCATCCCGTCAACAGAATCTGAAGACCAAACAATCATAGACACAGCTCGTTACGAAGGCGTGATACAAAAGCTTGCATCTAATGCTTCTGGACCTGTTACGTTTGTTGGCAGCGTTCCTATTCCCATTGACACTGTGATGACGCATTCAGATGGTCGCTTATATCGAGTGGCTGCATCTAATGCGCCATCCGGTGGCAGTGTGACGGTGGATGTTGAAGCAGAAGAAAGTGGCTCTGCTGGCAACCTTGCTCAAGGCGAAACGCTTACGCTGGTTTCTACGGTTCCTGGTGTGCAGCCAAATGGTATTTGTGACGGCATCACAGGTGGTGCAGATACTGAGTCTGTTGCTTCTGTATTAGAACGTTTGCTATTTCGCAAGCGCAATCCACCGATGGGCGGCGCTGTTCATGATTATGTTGCTTGGTGTCGTGAAGTTGCAGGTGTGACACGCGCTTGGGCTGAAGATTTATATCAAGGTCCTGCAACGGTTGGCTATGCATTTGTATTCGATGACCGCTCCGATATTTTGCCAACCTATCAAGACCAAGTGGCGATGGCTAATTACATTTATCGTCATAGTGACCCTGCAACGGGAACGGATGTAGGTCGTCCAGGTGGCATTGAAGCGGTTTATATTCCGTTGCAACTTAAGACAACCGATCTGAGCATCAATATTTCACCAGACAACACAGAGCTTAGACAAAGCGTGCAATCTAGCATCGAAGGTTATTTTAAAACGCTTAGCCCTGGTTCAACGTTGCGATTGAGCTCCGTTCGAACGGCTATTGGTTCTGTTTCTGGTATTGAAGATTACACATTAGATCTTAACGCTGATGTGCCTGCTCTTTCTAATGAGCTTCATGCATTAGGAGTAATCACATGGGGCACACCGTAG
- the groL gene encoding chaperonin GroEL (60 kDa chaperone family; promotes refolding of misfolded polypeptides especially under stressful conditions; forms two stacked rings of heptamers to form a barrel-shaped 14mer; ends can be capped by GroES; misfolded proteins enter the barrel where they are refolded when GroES binds) translates to MAAKDVKFGNDARIKMLEGVNVLADAVKVTLGPKGRNVVLDKSFGAPTITKDGVSVAREIELEDKFQNMGAQMVKEVASQANDAAGDGTTTATVLAQSIVNEGLKAVAAGMNPMDLKRGIDKAVAAAVIELGNISVECKGKKEIEQVGTISANSDNSVGEIIAEAMERVGLDGVITVEEGQALQDELDVVEGMQFDRGYLSPYFINNQEAGAVDLENPFILLVDKKVSNIRELLPTLEAVAKASRPLLIIAEDVEGEALATLVVNNMRGIVKVAAVKAPGFGDRRKAMLQDIAILTGGTVISEEIGLELEKVTLEDLGQAKRVTITKENSTIIDGAGEQAAIEGRVAQIRQQIEEATSDYDKEKLQERVAKLAGGVAVIKVGAATEVEMKEKKDRVEDALHATRAAVEEGVVAGGGVALIRAASKLTELEGDNEEQNVGIRVALRAMEAPIRQITSNAGDEESVVANNVRAGEDNYGYNAATGEYGDMIAMGILDPTKVTRSALQFAASVAGLMITTEAMVTDLPQKDAPAMPDMGGMGGMGGMGGMM, encoded by the coding sequence ATGGCTGCTAAAGACGTTAAATTTGGTAACGACGCACGAATCAAAATGCTAGAAGGTGTTAACGTTCTGGCTGACGCTGTAAAAGTAACGCTAGGTCCTAAAGGCCGTAACGTTGTCCTAGACAAATCGTTCGGTGCTCCAACCATTACTAAAGATGGTGTTTCTGTTGCGCGCGAAATTGAACTGGAAGACAAGTTCCAGAACATGGGCGCACAAATGGTTAAAGAAGTAGCGTCTCAAGCGAATGACGCGGCAGGTGACGGAACAACCACTGCTACTGTACTGGCTCAATCTATCGTTAACGAAGGTTTGAAAGCGGTTGCTGCTGGTATGAACCCAATGGATCTTAAGCGTGGTATCGATAAAGCAGTTGCGGCTGCTGTTATTGAGCTGGGCAACATTTCAGTTGAATGTAAAGGCAAGAAAGAAATCGAGCAAGTTGGTACGATTTCAGCCAATTCTGACAACAGCGTAGGTGAAATCATTGCAGAAGCAATGGAGCGTGTTGGTCTTGACGGTGTAATCACTGTTGAAGAAGGTCAGGCACTACAAGATGAGCTAGACGTTGTTGAAGGCATGCAGTTTGACCGCGGTTACCTGTCTCCTTACTTCATCAACAATCAAGAAGCTGGTGCGGTTGACCTAGAAAACCCATTCATCCTTCTTGTTGACAAGAAAGTATCTAATATCCGCGAATTGCTTCCTACTCTAGAAGCAGTAGCGAAAGCATCTCGTCCTCTTCTTATCATCGCTGAAGATGTAGAAGGCGAAGCGTTAGCAACACTTGTTGTGAACAACATGCGTGGCATCGTGAAAGTAGCAGCAGTTAAAGCGCCTGGTTTTGGTGACCGTCGTAAAGCAATGCTACAAGATATCGCTATTCTAACTGGCGGTACTGTGATTTCTGAAGAGATTGGTCTAGAACTTGAAAAAGTAACGCTAGAAGACCTAGGTCAAGCGAAGCGTGTAACCATCACGAAAGAAAACTCTACCATCATCGATGGTGCGGGTGAGCAAGCTGCTATTGAAGGTCGTGTTGCTCAAATCCGTCAGCAAATCGAAGAAGCAACTTCAGACTACGACAAAGAAAAACTACAAGAGCGCGTTGCTAAGCTAGCAGGCGGTGTTGCAGTAATCAAAGTCGGCGCAGCGACTGAAGTTGAAATGAAAGAGAAGAAAGACCGCGTTGAAGATGCACTTCATGCGACTCGCGCAGCGGTTGAAGAAGGCGTAGTAGCGGGCGGTGGTGTTGCACTAATCCGCGCAGCTTCTAAGCTGACTGAGCTTGAAGGTGACAACGAAGAGCAAAACGTAGGTATCCGCGTTGCACTACGTGCAATGGAAGCGCCAATTCGTCAAATCACAAGCAACGCAGGTGACGAAGAGTCTGTAGTTGCAAACAATGTACGTGCTGGTGAAGATAACTACGGTTACAACGCTGCGACGGGTGAATACGGCGACATGATCGCAATGGGTATTCTTGACCCAACGAAAGTTACGCGTTCAGCACTGCAATTTGCAGCATCGGTTGCGGGTCTTATGATCACAACAGAAGCGATGGTGACTGACTTACCTCAGAAAGATGCACCAGCAATGCCTGATATGGGCGGCATGGGTGGAATGGGCGGCATGGGCGGCATGATGTAA
- a CDS encoding DNA circularization protein, producing MAFEDRLTASIRGVEFFLDDASGDFGRRAIPHAYPKREQGYTEDNGKVLQQEMINGRTVGDGYFEKLKQIIEALNAPGPCEMIHPWFGIRKVQVGKGSFKLVNKTDGLATFSFEVFEVGENLFPNAKSDTVNQVKAESEKSQDAANAAFEEDFDETATEGVGDMVDQFLDDLDEFTRGLPSLPSELREWTDRLMRAKDSIGNLLAYPGELARETMGLMEDVKGVVTDPIRALDVYQNVQNRWDGMRAELAVTGGLSRNIDSANGFASSVSMVANPAKQQAILDNANAYKRLILNSSSVSKAAAMGNANVSFELNDQVDVVESLSGVERNTVMTGQRLKQIGYGIADELAALSADAVEVGDSSVWRQLRVLRQAVLEDTRSRAELLPQLSIYKPISTVPVSLVAWQETGNTEMRQSIVRRNGFSNPSFILPSDLVEVINE from the coding sequence ATGGCATTTGAAGATCGTTTAACCGCCTCTATTCGTGGTGTTGAATTTTTCCTAGATGATGCAAGTGGTGACTTTGGTCGCCGTGCTATTCCTCATGCTTACCCTAAGCGTGAACAAGGCTATACCGAAGACAACGGTAAAGTACTTCAGCAAGAAATGATTAATGGCCGCACGGTAGGTGATGGCTATTTTGAAAAGCTAAAACAAATCATTGAAGCGCTTAACGCACCAGGGCCTTGTGAAATGATTCACCCTTGGTTTGGTATTCGTAAGGTTCAAGTTGGCAAGGGTAGCTTTAAGTTAGTCAATAAAACGGATGGCTTAGCGACCTTTAGCTTTGAAGTTTTCGAAGTGGGTGAAAACCTATTCCCTAACGCTAAAAGCGATACCGTCAATCAAGTAAAAGCCGAATCTGAAAAGTCACAAGACGCGGCGAACGCGGCTTTTGAAGAGGACTTCGATGAAACAGCCACAGAAGGTGTAGGCGATATGGTTGACCAGTTCTTAGATGACTTAGATGAATTTACTCGAGGCTTACCATCACTGCCTAGTGAGTTGCGTGAATGGACTGATCGCCTTATGCGCGCCAAAGATTCTATTGGCAACCTGCTAGCCTACCCTGGTGAGTTAGCGCGTGAAACTATGGGGCTAATGGAAGATGTGAAAGGCGTGGTGACTGACCCTATTCGCGCCCTCGATGTTTATCAGAACGTGCAGAACCGTTGGGATGGTATGCGAGCTGAACTGGCTGTTACAGGTGGTTTAAGTCGTAACATCGATAGTGCCAATGGCTTTGCTAGTTCAGTGTCTATGGTGGCGAACCCTGCCAAGCAGCAAGCCATTCTTGACAATGCGAATGCCTATAAGCGCCTAATTTTAAATTCATCGTCTGTATCAAAAGCTGCTGCAATGGGTAATGCCAATGTTAGCTTTGAACTTAACGACCAGGTGGACGTGGTTGAAAGCCTTTCAGGTGTTGAGCGTAATACCGTTATGACAGGTCAGCGCTTAAAGCAGATTGGTTACGGCATTGCTGATGAGCTTGCTGCCCTTTCTGCTGATGCGGTTGAGGTTGGCGATTCTAGCGTGTGGCGTCAGCTGCGTGTGCTACGCCAGGCTGTGTTAGAAGACACTCGATCTCGTGCTGAGTTATTGCCTCAGTTAAGTATCTACAAGCCGATAAGCACGGTGCCTGTGTCTTTGGTGGCATGGCAAGAAACAGGTAACACCGAGATGCGTCAAAGCATTGTTCGTCGTAATGGGTTTTCTAACCCTTCGTTTATTCTTCCTTCTGATTTGGTCGAGGTGATCAATGAGTGA
- a CDS encoding PDC sensor domain-containing protein yields the protein MSHNHNFPIKRSLLGVTALYGLFLLLLVVDALNEASEEFTAEKKHVAVALKDMSNTLRAVEHEMTVLSQFNVSDSPPHLHTVVEGKTCSFEGLGEGRSTIHSDFIITGVVDMCDVRTSLYQDAHFWVPSAHVMSYLVNTRETISSIYFISKDKYIISSPSKLARNITSSTFDDVLKHRPFWRNTLQYGLANNRRDITFTGEYRDLFTGKSVVTLSAAVYRDGELAGVLAMDVLASQIKRNLGKEYLILPYPGDNQTGLFTYKKSGEISDASQNTRLHLSIDQHWQQHLYQLWKYKHYWLVTWFVSYLFVVTLLINKNWSLIQSYEDKLMHLDDETGLLNLKGLEAKLSGLKERPFLCIAAYSVKDTEYLSELAKEQVKSHVQVVLKERLRSFDIFASSGDGDWVLILPCESIELGSQLINQLETEVRLTPYRLPEGVTQDCLLEGHFELIPVHKYDGYLHLWRSVRTRFIAQDAEPKEIIQAVSH from the coding sequence TTGAGCCATAATCACAATTTTCCAATTAAACGTTCTTTGCTGGGCGTAACGGCTTTGTACGGTCTATTTCTGCTTCTTCTTGTTGTGGACGCGCTCAATGAAGCGTCGGAAGAATTTACAGCAGAAAAAAAGCATGTGGCTGTGGCGTTAAAAGATATGTCGAACACATTAAGAGCGGTGGAGCATGAGATGACGGTGCTATCGCAGTTTAACGTCTCTGATTCTCCCCCTCATTTACATACCGTTGTGGAAGGCAAAACGTGCTCTTTCGAAGGGCTAGGTGAGGGGCGTTCTACCATTCACTCGGACTTCATCATCACTGGTGTTGTCGATATGTGTGATGTGCGTACCTCACTATACCAAGATGCGCATTTTTGGGTGCCTAGCGCTCACGTCATGTCTTATCTAGTGAACACCCGCGAAACAATTTCTTCCATCTACTTTATTTCTAAAGATAAATACATTATTTCATCGCCTTCTAAGCTGGCGCGAAACATCACGAGCAGTACTTTTGATGATGTCCTTAAACATCGACCTTTTTGGCGAAACACTTTGCAGTACGGGCTTGCCAATAACCGTCGTGATATCACTTTTACAGGAGAATACCGCGATCTCTTTACCGGAAAGTCGGTAGTTACTTTAAGTGCGGCAGTGTATCGAGATGGAGAGCTGGCGGGCGTGTTGGCAATGGATGTTCTGGCGAGCCAGATTAAGCGTAATTTAGGGAAGGAGTACCTTATCCTTCCCTATCCAGGCGATAACCAAACGGGTCTGTTTACTTACAAAAAGTCGGGTGAGATCAGCGATGCTTCTCAAAATACGCGTTTGCATTTGAGTATCGACCAACATTGGCAACAGCATTTGTATCAGTTGTGGAAGTACAAACATTATTGGTTGGTAACATGGTTTGTTTCTTATCTGTTTGTCGTTACGTTATTGATTAATAAGAATTGGTCTTTGATTCAATCTTATGAAGATAAACTGATGCACCTTGATGATGAAACCGGGTTATTGAATCTCAAAGGGTTAGAGGCAAAACTTTCTGGGCTTAAGGAGCGTCCTTTCCTTTGCATTGCGGCGTACTCCGTAAAAGATACAGAATACCTGTCTGAACTAGCAAAAGAACAAGTTAAATCGCATGTACAAGTCGTTCTTAAGGAGAGGCTTCGTTCGTTCGATATTTTCGCTTCATCAGGAGATGGAGATTGGGTTCTGATTTTGCCTTGTGAATCGATAGAATTAGGTTCACAGCTTATCAATCAACTAGAAACCGAAGTGCGTTTAACACCTTATCGATTACCTGAAGGTGTAACCCAAGACTGTTTGCTCGAAGGGCATTTTGAATTAATACCTGTTCACAAATATGATGGGTATCTTCACCTTTGGCGCAGCGTAAGAACTCGGTTTATCGCACAAGACGCTGAGCCTAAAGAGATCATTCAAGCTGTCAGCCATTAG
- a CDS encoding co-chaperone GroES: MNIRPLHDRVIVERQEVESKSAGGIVLTGSAAEKSTRGTVLAVGKGRILENGTVQPLDVKVGDSVIFAEGYGTKSEKIDGKEVLIMSENDIMAIVE, encoded by the coding sequence ATGAATATCCGTCCTTTACACGACCGAGTTATCGTTGAACGCCAAGAAGTTGAATCCAAATCTGCCGGCGGCATCGTTCTAACTGGTTCTGCTGCGGAAAAATCGACACGTGGTACGGTTTTGGCTGTAGGCAAGGGCCGCATCCTAGAAAACGGTACTGTGCAACCGCTGGACGTTAAAGTTGGTGATAGCGTTATTTTTGCTGAAGGCTACGGCACGAAATCTGAAAAGATTGACGGCAAAGAAGTTCTGATCATGTCTGAAAATGACATCATGGCAATCGTTGAGTAA
- a CDS encoding phage baseplate assembly protein, with product MSDVVLKAGGNVYGGWTKISVTRSIESMSGSFDLELTWKWQGSEDKYKAFMDPIKQGQPCVVEIGGERVITGYVDDWVPSYDATQVVISVSGRDKTADLVDCSIDYPSGQFNNQTLTQIANVICKPFGIKVIVNTDVGAAFPRIQIEQGETPHELLSRLARQRGVLLTSDTYGNLVITRSSKERAGVSLILGENVKAARGRFSWRNRYSIFTVKADGASFGRWDDAPLSAVGGIKAEVKDEEISRYRPMIIINEEITTAEGAAKRGQWERQRSLAKSNGAEYTVTGWRIPQTGKLWNFNTLVPVLDEILGIDEEMMISSIMFSEDDSGRLAVVSVVKSDAFDIPAEAEKQTKLGGGQW from the coding sequence ATGAGTGATGTTGTGCTTAAGGCTGGCGGCAATGTTTACGGTGGGTGGACAAAAATTAGCGTGACGCGCTCAATTGAATCGATGTCTGGTTCGTTTGACTTAGAGCTCACTTGGAAGTGGCAAGGCTCTGAAGATAAGTATAAAGCCTTCATGGACCCGATTAAGCAAGGACAACCGTGTGTGGTTGAAATTGGCGGTGAGCGTGTGATTACGGGCTATGTGGATGATTGGGTGCCGAGCTACGATGCAACTCAAGTGGTTATTTCAGTCAGTGGTCGAGACAAGACCGCAGACTTGGTGGATTGCTCTATTGATTACCCTTCAGGCCAGTTCAACAACCAAACGCTAACGCAGATTGCTAATGTGATTTGCAAGCCCTTTGGCATTAAAGTGATCGTGAATACGGATGTAGGCGCGGCGTTCCCTCGCATTCAAATCGAACAAGGCGAAACACCGCATGAACTGCTTTCTCGTCTGGCTCGTCAGCGTGGCGTGTTGCTTACCAGCGACACCTACGGGAATTTAGTTATCACTCGATCAAGTAAAGAGCGTGCAGGTGTGTCTTTGATTCTTGGTGAGAACGTTAAGGCTGCGCGTGGCCGTTTTAGTTGGCGTAATCGTTATAGCATTTTCACAGTTAAAGCCGATGGTGCTTCGTTTGGCCGTTGGGATGATGCGCCACTTTCAGCGGTTGGCGGTATCAAGGCGGAAGTGAAAGACGAAGAGATTAGCCGTTACCGTCCAATGATTATCATCAATGAAGAAATTACCACGGCAGAAGGTGCAGCCAAGCGCGGACAATGGGAACGCCAGCGAAGCTTAGCCAAATCGAATGGTGCTGAATACACGGTGACAGGGTGGCGAATTCCGCAAACGGGCAAGCTTTGGAACTTCAACACATTGGTGCCTGTTCTCGATGAGATATTAGGTATTGATGAAGAGATGATGATTTCCTCGATCATGTTTAGCGAAGATGACAGTGGACGTTTGGCGGTGGTTAGCGTGGTGAAATCGGATGCATTCGATATTCCTGCTGAAGCAGAAAAGCAAACGAAGCTAGGTGGTGGCCAATGGTAA
- a CDS encoding phage GP46 family protein — protein sequence MSVSIVFDMMKNSGVIIEGGSVDDTISALVLISLFTDARADESDTLPDQSSDLRGWPGDTFYDAPWGSKLWLLYREKLTTDVRNRAVKYAEDALSWMLQDQGEGPLASSITVTGSIPQFQTLALNIIIAKPDGEVLSLSVSKLWEAQRAV from the coding sequence ATGAGCGTGAGCATCGTGTTCGACATGATGAAAAACAGCGGAGTTATTATCGAGGGCGGAAGTGTCGATGACACAATTTCTGCCCTCGTTTTGATCTCCCTTTTTACGGATGCTCGCGCTGACGAATCCGATACTCTTCCAGACCAATCGAGTGATTTGCGTGGTTGGCCAGGTGACACTTTTTATGATGCGCCATGGGGTTCTAAACTTTGGCTTTTATATCGTGAAAAGCTTACCACTGATGTTCGTAACCGTGCAGTTAAATACGCAGAAGATGCATTGTCTTGGATGCTTCAAGACCAAGGGGAAGGACCTCTTGCGTCAAGCATTACTGTGACAGGCTCTATTCCTCAATTTCAAACCCTCGCCTTGAATATCATCATTGCTAAACCTGACGGTGAAGTGCTTTCTCTGTCGGTTTCTAAGTTATGGGAGGCGCAACGTGCCGTTTAA
- a CDS encoding MgtC/SapB family protein, with protein sequence MIEISNWLDLGPFSWWDLLCCTVCGSLIGIERQTRGKPVGIRTSILIISGTYFFMSLAVHLSPNSLDHARVLGQIITGVGFLGAGVMMTLDGKIHGVTSASIIWVLAALGLMTGLGFGQQAILVTILMLSILLGVDKLESSFRSLRRGVHQTMGKRSKK encoded by the coding sequence ATGATTGAAATTTCAAATTGGTTAGACTTGGGACCATTTTCTTGGTGGGACCTACTTTGCTGCACCGTATGTGGCTCTCTTATTGGAATTGAACGCCAAACACGTGGAAAGCCAGTTGGAATACGTACGTCTATTCTGATCATTTCTGGAACCTATTTTTTCATGTCGCTGGCGGTACACCTTTCCCCCAACAGTTTGGATCACGCTCGTGTACTTGGGCAGATTATTACTGGGGTAGGATTTTTAGGGGCTGGGGTTATGATGACACTGGATGGGAAGATCCACGGCGTCACCTCCGCGTCCATTATATGGGTACTAGCGGCACTTGGACTCATGACTGGGTTAGGGTTTGGTCAACAAGCAATACTTGTCACGATCCTAATGCTTTCCATTTTGCTCGGTGTCGATAAGCTGGAAAGCAGTTTTAGGAGCTTGCGCCGAGGTGTCCATCAAACAATGGGGAAACGGAGTAAGAAATAA
- a CDS encoding phage baseplate assembly protein V, translating into MVTERFVQKLLAPIRRRINGAITRAVVSGVVEGLQRQNLQLKMHADESVDDIERFQNYGCSSFPPVGSEAILAAIGGNLGNLVAVAVEDKKVRPKGEAGDVFLYHLEGHKVRLTKDGKIIVTATDVIFEAASSLTIISPETLIQGPLHVTGGISTDLGIFATGGITSSSVVSGSDLTAGGFSYLGHFHKDAENRDTSAPVG; encoded by the coding sequence ATGGTAACAGAGCGATTTGTACAAAAGTTACTGGCACCTATTCGTCGTCGTATTAATGGTGCAATTACGAGAGCGGTAGTTTCTGGTGTGGTCGAAGGTTTACAGCGCCAAAACTTACAGCTTAAGATGCACGCGGATGAATCTGTTGATGACATCGAGCGCTTTCAAAACTACGGTTGCAGTTCGTTCCCACCTGTTGGCTCTGAAGCCATTCTTGCGGCTATCGGTGGTAATCTAGGTAACTTGGTTGCTGTAGCTGTTGAAGATAAAAAAGTTCGTCCAAAGGGTGAAGCTGGCGATGTTTTCCTCTATCATTTGGAAGGTCACAAAGTACGCCTCACCAAAGACGGCAAGATAATCGTTACAGCAACCGACGTTATTTTTGAAGCCGCTTCTTCCCTCACTATTATTTCACCTGAAACATTGATTCAAGGTCCTTTGCATGTGACAGGTGGAATCTCAACAGATTTAGGTATCTTCGCCACTGGTGGCATTACTTCTTCCAGTGTTGTTAGCGGTTCAGATTTAACCGCTGGCGGATTCAGTTATCTAGGTCACTTCCACAAAGATGCAGAGAATAGGGATACATCAGCACCAGTGGGTTAG